A genomic window from Flavobacterium azooxidireducens includes:
- a CDS encoding oligosaccharide flippase family protein: protein MKIIQTIKNNKQFQHFSIYGIGQFFNLILPFIAIPYIISICGEENFGKIGVGLGIAFFLLVFIDYGTDILGVKYIAINRDDKKLIGDYYRIVFLSKIFLTLIVIFLSTLSYFFIPYFKENQNTLLLGFTILISQLLNPIWVFQGLEKYNWITLINVSSKALYLVFIFLFIKQAEDYVFVNFFFGLGLIIPNTIGSVKIIRYFKVNLLDFSKNDIKSYLKEDFSFCFSQLFIALKNYSPIIVIGYFSGFKVAGYYKIIEQIIMPIRTYLQVYFRFFYPKLSYKLALNSNQGMSFWKKINLYNFILIIFLIISIYIFSQEILKIFKVDDSVIRELSDTLNFFLIYPLIFTITFALEMLYFIIGKRTNYVRYVIYTVMLNILLMCLLTPKLEIVGVIVSLIVSELILIVLYLTSLKKVR from the coding sequence TTGAAAATTATACAAACAATTAAAAATAACAAACAGTTTCAACATTTTTCAATTTATGGAATTGGGCAATTCTTTAATTTAATTTTACCATTTATTGCTATTCCGTACATTATTTCAATTTGCGGCGAAGAAAATTTTGGAAAGATTGGTGTCGGGCTTGGGATTGCTTTTTTTTTATTAGTTTTTATTGACTACGGAACGGATATTTTAGGGGTTAAGTACATTGCAATAAATCGAGATGATAAAAAGTTAATTGGCGATTATTATAGAATAGTTTTCTTATCAAAAATTTTTCTGACTTTGATTGTGATTTTTTTAAGCACACTTTCTTATTTTTTTATCCCCTATTTTAAAGAAAATCAAAATACCTTATTACTTGGCTTTACCATACTAATTAGTCAATTACTAAATCCAATATGGGTTTTTCAAGGGTTAGAAAAGTATAACTGGATTACATTAATTAATGTTTCCTCAAAAGCCCTCTATTTGGTTTTTATATTTTTATTTATCAAACAAGCTGAAGATTATGTATTTGTTAACTTCTTTTTTGGCCTTGGCCTGATTATTCCCAACACTATTGGAAGCGTAAAAATCATCAGATATTTTAAAGTAAACCTATTAGATTTTTCAAAAAATGATATTAAAAGTTACTTAAAAGAAGATTTTTCATTTTGTTTTTCTCAACTTTTTATTGCGTTAAAAAATTATTCTCCAATAATTGTAATTGGTTATTTTAGTGGTTTCAAAGTTGCGGGTTACTATAAAATTATTGAGCAAATTATTATGCCAATTAGAACCTATCTTCAAGTTTATTTCAGATTTTTTTACCCAAAATTAAGTTATAAACTAGCATTAAACTCTAATCAAGGAATGTCTTTTTGGAAAAAAATTAATTTATATAATTTTATTCTAATTATATTTCTTATAATTTCAATTTATATTTTTTCTCAAGAAATATTGAAAATATTTAAAGTTGACGATTCCGTTATCAGAGAACTTTCAGACACGTTAAATTTCTTTTTAATTTACCCATTAATCTTCACTATTACTTTTGCATTAGAAATGTTATATTTCATCATTGGTAAACGAACAAACTATGTTAGATATGTTATTTATACAGTTATGCTAAATATTTTGTTGATGTGTTTATTAACTCCTAAATTGGAAATTGTTGGAGTGATAGTATCTTTAATTGTTTCAGAATTAATTTTAATAGTTTTATATTTGACGAGCTTAAAAAAAGTGAGATAA
- a CDS encoding glycosyltransferase family 4 protein: MKNVLIINQSAELYGADKALLELLENYPKEYNPIVVLHENGPLMEILKEMNIQVIHTSVIKVKRGILKPIFFLKLPFETIFSIYKIKKELKGKKIAFVHSNAISVFIGAFFSFLLNKKHLWHVHEIIVHPKILAKWYPKIVCFFSDRIIFNSKATFEQFHKYKKNIDYKSSIIHNGQNRNLSFSTDEQKKNLRLNEFKIKNNSTIVIGLVGRISRLKGQQVLLKSFFELSKKHSNIHLVYIGSTPTGQEHYLEKLEAKIFDYKLDNQVTILDFKKEIWKYYDALDIVVVPSKEPESFGLVATEAMLSKKPVVASNLGGLKEIVVHEETGYLFDANNSEELSIFLEKLIESPNLISSYGENGYKRVIKEFSTEKYTSLIKKQYEMML, translated from the coding sequence ATGAAAAATGTTTTAATTATCAATCAATCTGCTGAGTTATATGGTGCAGACAAAGCTCTTTTAGAATTACTTGAAAATTATCCAAAGGAATATAATCCTATAGTAGTGTTACATGAAAATGGCCCTCTAATGGAAATTCTCAAAGAAATGAACATACAAGTAATTCATACGTCTGTCATAAAAGTAAAAAGAGGTATTCTTAAACCAATTTTTTTTCTAAAACTTCCATTTGAAACGATTTTTTCAATCTATAAAATTAAAAAAGAATTAAAAGGTAAAAAGATTGCTTTTGTTCATTCTAATGCGATTTCTGTATTTATCGGAGCCTTTTTCTCATTTCTTTTAAACAAAAAGCATCTATGGCATGTTCATGAAATAATTGTGCATCCAAAAATTTTGGCTAAATGGTATCCTAAAATAGTTTGTTTTTTTTCGGATAGAATCATTTTTAATTCAAAGGCTACTTTTGAACAGTTTCACAAATATAAAAAAAACATTGACTATAAGTCATCAATTATTCATAATGGTCAAAATAGGAATTTATCGTTTTCAACAGATGAACAAAAGAAAAATTTAAGGCTAAATGAATTTAAAATTAAAAACAATTCAACTATTGTCATTGGTCTTGTTGGAAGAATTAGCAGATTAAAAGGACAACAAGTGTTGTTGAAATCATTTTTTGAATTATCAAAAAAACACTCAAATATTCATTTGGTGTATATTGGCTCTACACCCACAGGACAAGAACACTATTTGGAAAAATTAGAAGCTAAAATTTTTGATTATAAACTAGATAATCAGGTTACTATTTTGGACTTTAAAAAAGAAATTTGGAAATATTATGATGCCCTAGATATTGTTGTTGTGCCTTCCAAAGAACCTGAATCATTTGGTTTGGTTGCCACCGAGGCAATGCTTTCTAAAAAACCAGTTGTGGCATCAAACTTAGGCGGGTTAAAAGAGATTGTTGTGCATGAAGAAACCGGCTACTTGTTTGATGCAAATAATTCAGAAGAACTTAGTATATTTCTTGAAAAATTGATAGAGAGCCCTAATTTAATTTCTAGTTATGGAGAGAATGGATACAAAAGAGTGATAAAGGAATTTTCGACTGAAAAATATACTAGCCTTATTAAAAAACAATACGAAATGATGTTGTAG
- a CDS encoding 2OG-Fe(II) oxygenase, with the protein MINFEQLEKNLDALRIQYLAAQPFPHLIIDDFCDENKLDKAYASVPELNNKSRDYSFANNKFEKSNYKEICPEFLELYNDLSSERFNKILAFITAKKTFVDPKNFGGGLHQGKKNSFLDMHLDFNYHPINKNWYRELNLLLYLNKDWKPEYKGHLKIKDLRTNEEAELEVPFNRLIIQQCGPYTLHGYDMTNFPDGRFRTSIATYAYQIHERFIETPRTTDWFPKEDASAFKKLFAKNYNLLVKTKNKFFGSATAKNQ; encoded by the coding sequence ATGATTAATTTTGAACAACTTGAAAAAAACTTAGATGCTCTCCGCATTCAATATCTTGCAGCACAACCTTTTCCTCATCTTATCATAGATGATTTTTGTGATGAGAATAAACTAGACAAAGCTTATGCTTCGGTTCCTGAGTTGAATAATAAAAGTAGAGACTATTCGTTTGCCAACAATAAGTTTGAAAAATCAAATTACAAGGAAATTTGTCCAGAATTTTTGGAACTTTATAACGATCTATCTTCCGAGAGGTTTAATAAAATATTAGCTTTTATCACGGCAAAAAAAACATTTGTTGATCCTAAAAATTTTGGTGGAGGATTACATCAAGGAAAGAAAAATAGTTTTTTAGATATGCATCTTGATTTTAATTATCATCCTATCAACAAAAACTGGTACCGTGAACTTAACTTGCTATTATACTTAAATAAAGATTGGAAACCAGAATACAAAGGTCATTTAAAAATTAAAGATTTACGAACTAACGAAGAGGCTGAATTAGAAGTTCCATTCAATAGACTTATTATTCAACAATGTGGTCCTTATACCTTGCATGGCTATGATATGACTAATTTTCCTGATGGAAGATTTAGAACATCAATTGCTACATACGCTTATCAAATTCATGAACGCTTTATTGAAACACCAAGAACGACTGACTGGTTTCCAAAAGAAGATGCTTCTGCATTTAAAAAACTGTTTGCTAAAAATTATAATCTTTTAGTAAAAACAAAAAATAAGTTTTTTGGAAGTGCTACGGCAAAGAATCAATAG